In a genomic window of Telopea speciosissima isolate NSW1024214 ecotype Mountain lineage chromosome 5, Tspe_v1, whole genome shotgun sequence:
- the LOC122662667 gene encoding RNA-binding protein pno1 has protein sequence MSSMEIEKVSLETNVGSIPVKPKFEPLKAHEMSDGRVQFRKVSVPPHRYTPLKKAWMEIYTPIYEQMKIDIRMNLKARKVELKTRSDTPDVSNLQKSADFVHAFMLGFDVIDAIALLRMDELYVDSFEIKDVKTLRGEHLSRAIGRLSGKGGKTKFAIENSTRTRIVIADTKIHILGSFTNIKVARDSLCSLILGSPAGKVYSKLRAVSARLAERF, from the coding sequence ATGTCTTCCATGGAAATTGAGAAGGTTTCTTTAGAAACCAATGTTGGATCTATTCCAGTGAAGCCAAAATTCGAGCCTTTGAAGGCTCACGAGATGTCTGATGGACGTGTTCAGTTTCGGAAGGTTTCTGTTCCTCCGCATCGGTATACACCTCTGAAAAAAGCATGGATGGAAATCTACACACCAATATATGAACAGATGAAAATTGACATTCGTATGAATCTGAAGGCTCGGAAGGTTGAATTGAAAACTAGATCAGACACTCCTGATGTCAGTAACCTACAGAAATCTGCTGATTTTGTCCATGCGTTCATGCTCGGGTTTGATGTGATAGATGCAATTGCTCTGCTACGTATGGATGAACTCTATGTGGATTCATTTGAGATAAAGGATGTGAAGACATTGCGAGGTGAACATTTATCTCGAGCAATTGGAAGGCTGTCTGGTAAAGGGGGTAAGACGAAGTTTGCAATTGAGAATTCTACAAGGACAAGGATTGTGATAGCTGATACCAAGATTCATATCCTAGGATCTTTTACCAACATCAAAGTTGCTAGGGATTCTCTTTGTAGCCTCATTTTAGGTTCTCCGGCTGGTAAGGTGTATTCAAAACTTAGAGCAGTCAGTGCTAGGCTGGCAGAAAGGTTTTGA
- the LOC122662761 gene encoding nicotinamidase 1: protein MESQTLDMLKTQLPLEQDSLVLSDDVVTGLVLVDLVNGFCTVGGGNLAPRDPDTQISGMVEESVRLARVFCEKKWPVLAYLDTHHPDKPEHPYPPHCLIGTEESNLVPALQWLEKEQNVTIRRKECIDGFIGSIEEDGSNVLIDWVGTNEIKVILVVGICTDICVFDFVASTLSARNRGFLSPLEDVVVYSHGCATYDLPVHVAHNMKAIAHPQDLMHHVSLYMAKGRGAKVVQEVSFGALMVP from the exons ATGGAATCGCAGACGTTGGATATGTTGAAGACCCAGCTTCCACTTGAGCAGGATTCTCTGGTTTTGTCTGACGACGTGGTCACCGGTCTCGTTTTGGTGGACCTTGTCAATGGCTTCTGCACCGTTGGAGGTGGGAATCTG GCTCCAAGAGATCCCGACACACAGATATCTGGAATGGTAGAGGAGTCTGTGAGGCTTGCCAGAGTGTTCTGTGAGAAGAAATGGCCTGTCCTGGCTTATCTTGATACTCATCATCCTGATAAACCAGAGCATCCATATCCTCCTCATTGCCTAATTGGAACAGAAGAATCAAATTTGGTTCCAG CTCTGCAATGGTTGGAGAAGGAACAAAATGTAACAATTAGGCGCAAAGAGTGCATTGATGGGTTTATCGGTTCAATTGAAGAAGATGGTTCAAATGTCCTTATAGATTGGGTGGGAACTAATGAAATTAAAGTT ATATTGGTAGTAGGAATATGCACAGATATCTGTGTGTTCGATTTCGTGGCCTCCACATTATCTGCAAGAAATCGTGGGTTTCTCTCCCCTCTCGAGGATGTGGTGGTGTATTCCCATGGTTGTGCAACATATGATCTTCCAGTGCATGTTGCACATAACATGAAAGCTATAGCCCATCCACAG GATCTAATGCATCATGTTAGCCTATACATGGCCAAGGGTAGAGGAGCCAAGGTAGTGCAGGAAGTTTCATTTGGTGCACTGATGGTGCCATGA